In Paenibacillus larvae subsp. larvae, the following proteins share a genomic window:
- a CDS encoding argininosuccinate synthase, which translates to MAKEKIILAYSGGLDTSVAIKWLQDNYGYDVVAVAIDVGEGKDLDFVKAKALQVGAVESYVVDAKERFADEFVLPVIKANAMYENKYPLVSALSRPLISRVLVEMAEKTGATAIAHGCTGKGNDQVRFEVSIAALNPVLKVVAPVREWGWSRDEEIEYAKKNSIPIPINLDNPYSIDQNLWGRACECGVLEDPWAEPPEGAYDLTSNILDTPDIPEEIELTFEQGVPIALNGIHKPLYELILELNGLAGKHGIGRIDHVENRLVGIKSREVYETPAAVVIMNAHRELEHLTLPREVAHFKPVLEHKLANLIYEGLWFSPIRDAVMAFIDETQKTVSGVVRVKLFKGQAVVVGRKSEHSLYDLELATYNADDKFEHQSAIGFIRLYGLPTQVYAKVNKAKQPAEAEVKG; encoded by the coding sequence ATGGCAAAAGAAAAGATTATTCTCGCTTATTCCGGGGGATTGGATACATCCGTGGCCATTAAATGGCTTCAGGATAATTATGGCTACGATGTTGTGGCTGTAGCTATTGATGTGGGGGAAGGTAAAGATCTGGATTTCGTTAAGGCCAAAGCCCTGCAGGTAGGAGCTGTTGAATCCTATGTAGTAGATGCCAAAGAGCGTTTTGCTGATGAGTTTGTGCTCCCTGTGATCAAAGCGAATGCCATGTACGAAAATAAATATCCGCTTGTTTCGGCATTATCCCGGCCTCTTATTTCCCGGGTTCTGGTGGAAATGGCGGAAAAGACGGGAGCAACGGCGATAGCTCATGGTTGTACGGGAAAAGGCAATGATCAGGTGCGTTTTGAAGTGTCCATTGCCGCTTTGAATCCCGTATTGAAAGTGGTGGCTCCTGTCCGGGAATGGGGCTGGTCCAGGGATGAGGAGATCGAATATGCCAAGAAAAACAGCATTCCGATTCCCATCAATCTGGATAACCCCTATAGTATCGATCAAAATCTATGGGGAAGAGCCTGCGAATGCGGGGTCCTGGAAGACCCGTGGGCAGAACCTCCTGAAGGTGCCTATGATCTCACCTCCAATATTCTTGATACACCGGATATCCCGGAAGAAATAGAACTTACATTCGAGCAAGGGGTACCCATAGCCCTGAACGGGATACACAAGCCTTTGTACGAACTGATTTTGGAATTGAACGGCCTTGCAGGAAAACACGGCATTGGACGAATTGACCATGTTGAGAATCGTCTGGTGGGTATTAAATCAAGGGAAGTGTATGAGACACCGGCTGCGGTTGTGATCATGAACGCCCACAGGGAACTGGAGCATCTGACGCTGCCCCGTGAAGTAGCCCATTTCAAGCCGGTTCTGGAGCATAAACTGGCGAACCTGATTTATGAAGGACTCTGGTTCTCTCCGATCCGGGATGCGGTAATGGCCTTTATCGATGAAACCCAAAAAACGGTATCCGGTGTAGTTAGAGTGAAGCTGTTTAAAGGCCAGGCCGTCGTAGTCGGGCGCAAGTCCGAGCATTCCTTGTATGATCTGGAGTTGGCCACATATAATGCGGATGATAAATTTGAACATCAGTCCGCAATCGGGTTTATCCGGTTGTACGGACTTCCTACGCAAGTGTATGCCAAAGTGAATAAAGCCAAACAGCCGGCCGAGGCCGAAGTGAAGGGTTAG
- the ftsE gene encoding cell division ATP-binding protein FtsE: MIEMQDVWKTYPNGTHALKDISIKVDQNEFVYLVGPSGAGKSTFMKLIYREERPTKGHIFVNGFNIEKLKQRKIPYVRRNIGVIFQDFRLLPQLTVFENVAFAMEVIEAPKRLIKKRTMEVLGLVKLKDKGDSLPSQLSGGEQQRVAIARAIVNNPAVIIADEPTGNLDPDTSWGIMKLLEEINFRGTTIVMATHNREIVNTMRKRVVAIEDGVIARDELRGEYGYED; the protein is encoded by the coding sequence TTGATCGAAATGCAGGATGTATGGAAGACGTATCCCAATGGTACTCATGCCCTGAAAGACATTAGCATCAAGGTAGACCAAAATGAGTTTGTCTATTTGGTGGGGCCGTCCGGTGCGGGGAAATCCACTTTTATGAAGTTGATATATAGAGAAGAACGTCCTACTAAAGGACATATTTTTGTAAATGGTTTTAATATTGAGAAGCTAAAACAAAGGAAAATCCCATATGTACGTCGAAATATAGGAGTAATCTTTCAGGATTTTCGACTTTTGCCTCAATTAACTGTGTTTGAAAATGTCGCATTTGCAATGGAAGTTATTGAAGCTCCCAAGAGGTTAATTAAGAAGAGAACCATGGAAGTACTGGGGTTAGTCAAACTGAAGGACAAGGGGGATTCACTGCCTTCCCAGCTGTCAGGAGGGGAGCAGCAGCGGGTCGCTATTGCCCGGGCAATAGTCAATAATCCGGCCGTTATTATTGCCGATGAACCGACAGGAAACCTCGACCCTGATACTTCTTGGGGAATTATGAAGCTTCTTGAGGAAATTAATTTCCGGGGCACGACCATTGTAATGGCCACGCACAACAGAGAAATCGTCAACACGATGCGCAAGCGAGTAGTCGCAATCGAAGACGGGGTTATTGCCCGTGACGAGTTGCGGGGGGAATATGGCTATGAAGACTAG
- a CDS encoding S41 family peptidase, which translates to MRFRGRTVLAMVLLAVLASSLLTLTVVRTNAFGLEGKVTGAAPAKASGFTSKDVDKLASTYQVIEEKFLSPVDHDKVINGAIHGMVQALEDPYTSYMDEKEAKQFSESISSSFEGIGAEVTSENGKIKVVSPIKNSPAEKAGIQANDIIVSVNGEKLDGLTVNQAVLKIRGEKGTEAKLEILRGGSGEPVSLTVIRDKIDVETVTSKMLDNKIGKIEITQFSTNTAKHFKEQLAQLESQGMKGLTIDVRNNPGGLLDSVVDIVQPFVPKGKAIVQIENKEGKKVPQLSEGDKTKNYPVTVLINKGSASASEILAGTFKEAVGSQVVGETSFGKGTVQTSKELSDGSNIKITQFKWLTPDGNWIHQKGIEPTKKVDPPAFYKAAPLSKKSVLKRDENGEDIKNAQLMLTAAGFKPDRTDGYFSAATEESVKAFQKAKGLTVSGQIDENTASKLERATIEAIKDPANDTQLQAALDTFK; encoded by the coding sequence GTGCGATTTCGAGGACGCACCGTACTGGCAATGGTCCTGCTGGCCGTGCTTGCAAGCAGTCTGCTGACCTTGACTGTGGTCCGGACGAACGCTTTCGGGCTGGAAGGCAAGGTGACAGGCGCCGCTCCCGCGAAAGCTTCCGGGTTCACGAGCAAGGATGTGGACAAGCTCGCCAGTACGTATCAGGTCATTGAGGAGAAGTTTCTCTCTCCTGTTGACCATGATAAAGTGATTAATGGAGCCATTCATGGTATGGTTCAGGCTTTGGAAGATCCGTATACATCTTATATGGATGAAAAAGAAGCCAAGCAGTTCAGTGAAAGCATCTCGTCCTCCTTCGAAGGGATTGGGGCTGAAGTGACATCGGAGAACGGGAAAATCAAGGTCGTGTCTCCGATCAAGAATTCCCCTGCCGAGAAGGCAGGCATTCAGGCTAATGATATTATTGTTTCCGTGAACGGAGAGAAGCTGGATGGACTTACCGTGAACCAGGCCGTATTGAAAATCCGCGGCGAAAAGGGAACGGAAGCCAAGCTGGAAATCCTCCGGGGCGGATCCGGCGAACCTGTCAGCCTGACCGTAATACGGGATAAAATTGATGTAGAAACCGTTACTTCGAAAATGCTGGACAACAAAATCGGCAAAATTGAAATTACCCAGTTTTCGACCAATACGGCAAAGCATTTTAAGGAGCAGCTGGCTCAGCTGGAATCGCAAGGAATGAAAGGCCTAACTATTGATGTCCGGAATAATCCGGGAGGTCTTCTTGATTCCGTTGTGGACATTGTGCAGCCTTTTGTACCAAAAGGAAAAGCCATTGTTCAGATCGAAAACAAGGAAGGGAAGAAAGTTCCCCAACTCTCTGAAGGAGATAAGACCAAGAATTATCCGGTTACGGTATTGATTAACAAAGGAAGCGCCAGCGCCTCAGAAATTTTGGCGGGTACGTTTAAAGAGGCTGTAGGCAGCCAAGTTGTCGGCGAAACCTCCTTCGGGAAAGGAACGGTTCAAACCAGCAAGGAACTGAGTGACGGCAGCAATATCAAGATTACCCAGTTCAAATGGTTGACGCCTGATGGCAACTGGATACATCAAAAAGGTATTGAACCTACCAAGAAGGTAGACCCCCCGGCTTTTTATAAAGCCGCACCACTCTCCAAAAAATCAGTGCTTAAGAGAGATGAGAACGGTGAGGATATCAAAAATGCCCAGCTTATGCTGACGGCGGCCGGTTTCAAACCGGATCGTACGGATGGATACTTTAGTGCCGCTACAGAGGAGTCTGTCAAAGCTTTTCAAAAAGCCAAAGGTTTGACGGTATCCGGCCAGATTGATGAAAATACGGCTTCGAAGCTGGAACGGGCAACGATTGAAGCGATCAAAGATCCGGCAAATGATACTCAGCTTCAAGCGGCGCTTGATACATTTAAATAA
- a CDS encoding murein hydrolase activator EnvC family protein produces the protein MKKKFLSLAVACSLALSAVPYNALAASSVTEIDKQLGDLKNQQSEAEKKSKEAQDKTGQIQSEKAQVNKDINAIINELNATNEKLDDLNVQIATVTGNLEENAKQLDDAEKRVEARDQKLKSRVKVMYQTDSSSYIDVVLSSTSLTDFFDRMNALKSIVGQDKDLLEANKQDRDLIAQKKKEVENQLAEVKTLYAKTNDIKATLVAQEKEKQVKVASLSASEQQYVKETEEQEAIFREIAKKQKALQQQRVAALATPTPTPNVAPAKPKPGTGGSSGGRVTTNPPVGGHYGYPLPFRAPITSDYGYRQDPFGGQSSEFHNGVDLGAPNGTPILAAESGTVVYARWMNGYGNCVMIAHPDGNYTLYGHIRDGGIVVSDGQQVSRGQKIAEVGSTGNSTGNHLHFEVRKGGNAKANLVDPKPYIL, from the coding sequence ATGAAAAAGAAATTTTTATCTTTGGCAGTAGCTTGCAGCCTGGCTTTATCAGCGGTTCCTTATAACGCATTGGCAGCATCATCTGTGACGGAGATTGACAAGCAGCTGGGAGACCTGAAAAATCAGCAGTCCGAGGCAGAAAAGAAATCCAAGGAAGCGCAGGATAAAACAGGGCAGATTCAATCGGAAAAAGCCCAAGTGAATAAAGATATTAATGCCATCATTAACGAATTGAATGCTACCAATGAAAAATTGGATGACTTAAATGTGCAGATCGCTACAGTAACCGGAAATCTGGAAGAAAACGCCAAACAGTTGGATGATGCTGAAAAAAGAGTAGAAGCCCGGGACCAGAAGTTAAAGTCCCGCGTGAAAGTCATGTATCAGACGGATTCTTCTTCCTACATAGATGTGGTACTGAGTTCCACGAGCCTGACGGATTTCTTTGACCGGATGAATGCATTGAAATCCATTGTAGGCCAGGATAAGGACCTCCTGGAAGCCAATAAGCAGGATCGTGATTTAATTGCCCAAAAGAAAAAAGAAGTAGAAAACCAACTGGCTGAGGTAAAAACGCTTTATGCCAAAACGAATGATATCAAGGCTACTTTAGTAGCTCAGGAAAAAGAAAAGCAAGTGAAGGTTGCTTCACTCTCCGCCAGTGAGCAGCAATATGTAAAGGAAACGGAAGAGCAGGAAGCCATCTTCAGGGAGATTGCCAAAAAACAGAAAGCTTTGCAGCAGCAGCGTGTGGCAGCACTTGCAACACCAACCCCGACGCCGAATGTAGCTCCTGCTAAACCTAAACCGGGTACCGGAGGCAGCAGCGGCGGAAGGGTCACTACTAACCCTCCGGTAGGCGGACACTATGGTTATCCGCTTCCGTTCCGTGCTCCAATAACTTCCGATTACGGATACCGCCAAGATCCGTTTGGCGGCCAGTCATCCGAATTCCATAATGGGGTTGATCTGGGAGCACCAAATGGTACCCCTATTTTGGCTGCGGAGTCAGGGACGGTTGTATATGCACGCTGGATGAACGGGTACGGAAACTGTGTCATGATCGCCCACCCAGACGGCAATTATACCCTATATGGTCATATACGTGACGGCGGCATTGTGGTTTCAGACGGGCAGCAAGTATCCCGGGGACAAAAAATTGCAGAGGTAGGTTCGACGGGGAATTCAACAGGAAACCATCTTCACTTTGAAGTTCGTAAAGGCGGTAATGCGAAGGCGAACCTCGTAGATCCTAAACCTTATATTCTTTAA
- a CDS encoding VanW family protein: MVTPDDLIRYEEGKSVPRIQMDILYEEIRNQLPALGGLSAEQKPIHIRLPVYDKQPETTIATLKNQGIERKIMEYSTTFNDQAEGRLHNVRSTASVLNEQLLKPGEVFDYAKMIELAEKQYGFKEAPVIVNGKLVPGVGGGICQVSTTLYNAILRTGLEVVERRNHSLPISYAPLGQDATFSSGHINFKFRNNTGSHLLIITQTSTNGLTVKLFGKIPPNISYDIISKTVETLPPTIKYVHNPALKDGQQKTIQSGRPGYIVETYRYKKQDGKVIATEKISRDRYSPQPTIISSNQEKKPSGSSDESSPERPFVEDGIKGPVYPDN, encoded by the coding sequence TTGGTCACACCTGACGATCTGATCCGATATGAAGAAGGAAAATCTGTTCCCCGAATCCAAATGGATATCCTCTATGAAGAAATACGTAATCAGTTACCTGCTTTAGGAGGCTTATCCGCAGAGCAGAAACCGATTCACATCCGGCTTCCTGTTTACGATAAACAGCCGGAAACTACCATAGCCACCCTGAAAAATCAAGGGATTGAGCGCAAGATTATGGAATACAGCACTACGTTCAATGATCAGGCTGAAGGACGGCTGCATAATGTCCGTTCCACGGCTTCTGTCCTGAATGAGCAGCTTCTAAAACCCGGAGAAGTATTCGATTATGCAAAAATGATTGAACTGGCCGAAAAACAATACGGATTTAAAGAAGCCCCAGTTATTGTAAACGGAAAACTTGTTCCAGGGGTTGGCGGAGGGATCTGCCAGGTATCGACTACCTTGTACAATGCCATTTTGCGGACCGGATTGGAAGTGGTTGAGCGTCGCAACCACTCTCTTCCTATCAGCTATGCCCCATTGGGGCAGGATGCCACTTTCTCGTCCGGCCATATCAATTTTAAATTCCGAAACAATACGGGATCCCATCTGCTCATTATCACTCAAACCAGTACGAACGGCCTTACAGTCAAACTATTTGGAAAGATACCACCCAATATTTCCTATGACATTATCTCCAAAACGGTGGAAACTCTGCCTCCAACAATCAAATATGTGCATAATCCTGCTCTCAAAGACGGGCAGCAGAAAACAATCCAATCCGGCAGGCCGGGTTACATTGTAGAGACCTACCGGTATAAAAAACAGGACGGGAAAGTGATAGCGACTGAAAAAATATCCCGGGATCGGTACAGTCCCCAGCCTACAATCATTTCATCGAATCAGGAAAAAAAGCCGTCCGGATCTTCCGACGAAAGTTCTCCTGAAAGGCCTTTTGTAGAAGACGGCATTAAAGGTCCCGTGTATCCGGATAATTGA
- a CDS encoding acetylornithine transaminase, whose protein sequence is MVKETADALFPTYARFPITLVKGKGSRVWDDQGKEYVDFMCGLAVTNLGHAPERVKEQLEHQLDELWHVSNLFHIPGQERLADKLCSISGLDRVFFCSTGAEANEAAIKLARRYSRVVKGTDRYEIITFKQSFHGRTMITLTATGQEKVQMGFDPLPPGFVYADYNDMDSVRSLIGNQTCAVMLEMVQGEGGMLPAEASFVRELAGLCKERDLLLIVDEIQTGMGRTGSWFAFQHYGIKPDIITLAKGLGSGFPIGAMLGKEKLAEGFTAGSHGSTFGGTPIAMAAGAATVDVLEKEKLPERAAQLGGAILEKLNEELGCLPFIKDIRGKGLLIGIECAEPVADILQNIHEQGVLVVSAGPNVIRLVPSLNIPEEDVIQALSIICKAIQEKAAVHSGLV, encoded by the coding sequence ATGGTTAAAGAAACAGCAGATGCCCTGTTCCCTACCTATGCAAGATTTCCGATAACCTTGGTAAAGGGAAAAGGTAGCAGGGTATGGGATGATCAGGGAAAGGAATATGTGGACTTCATGTGCGGACTCGCCGTGACCAATCTGGGGCATGCTCCGGAACGGGTAAAGGAACAGCTCGAACATCAACTGGATGAACTTTGGCATGTCAGCAACCTGTTTCATATCCCGGGACAGGAAAGACTGGCAGATAAACTCTGCAGTATCAGCGGATTGGACCGTGTCTTTTTTTGTTCCACGGGGGCAGAGGCCAATGAAGCGGCTATCAAACTTGCCCGCCGTTATTCACGGGTTGTCAAAGGAACGGATCGCTATGAGATCATAACCTTCAAGCAATCCTTTCACGGGCGGACGATGATAACCCTGACAGCAACAGGACAAGAGAAGGTTCAGATGGGGTTCGATCCGCTTCCTCCCGGTTTTGTTTATGCGGATTATAACGATATGGACTCTGTCCGTTCTCTGATCGGAAATCAGACCTGTGCCGTTATGCTGGAGATGGTTCAGGGAGAGGGGGGCATGCTTCCTGCAGAAGCTTCATTTGTCCGGGAGCTTGCCGGGCTATGTAAGGAACGGGACTTGCTTCTGATTGTAGATGAAATTCAGACCGGTATGGGACGGACGGGTTCCTGGTTCGCATTCCAGCATTACGGGATTAAGCCCGATATCATCACACTGGCCAAAGGTCTTGGCTCCGGTTTCCCCATTGGCGCTATGCTGGGTAAGGAAAAATTAGCCGAGGGCTTCACGGCGGGCAGTCACGGCTCGACTTTTGGAGGAACCCCCATTGCAATGGCTGCAGGGGCCGCTACGGTGGATGTTCTCGAAAAAGAGAAACTTCCTGAACGGGCGGCACAGCTCGGCGGCGCTATATTGGAGAAGCTGAATGAGGAATTAGGCTGTCTTCCTTTTATTAAGGACATCCGCGGGAAAGGTCTTTTGATCGGCATAGAATGTGCGGAGCCTGTTGCGGATATTTTACAAAACATTCATGAGCAAGGTGTGCTGGTTGTTTCCGCAGGCCCTAATGTTATCAGGCTGGTCCCCAGTCTGAATATTCCGGAAGAGGATGTTATACAGGCTCTTTCCATTATCTGCAAAGCCATACAAGAGAAAGCCGCAGTACACAGCGGATTGGTATAA
- the argF gene encoding ornithine carbamoyltransferase: protein MTLITSNEPAVQLKGRDFLSLSDYSPEELHYLLHLAKDLKQKQKSGIPHQKLLGKSLGMIFEKSSTRTRVSFEVGMFQLGGQALFLSKNDIQLGRGETIHDTAQTLSRYIDGIMIRTFEHSKVIDLARGATIPVINGLTDSSHPCQALTDYMTVLEHKGKLAGLKIAYIGDGNNMVHSLLIGAAKFSMQAAVASPEGYMPDKQVIQTAKEVASQTGGSILITQEPKEAIAEADIVYTDVWASMGFEEEQAARERAFVNYQVNEELVQFAKPDYLFMHCLPAHRGEEVSAEIIDGKHSIVFDQAEKRLHAQKAVMLALMG from the coding sequence ATGACACTGATAACTTCAAATGAACCTGCCGTACAGCTTAAAGGCAGGGATTTTCTCAGCCTGAGTGATTACTCTCCGGAAGAACTGCACTATCTCTTGCACCTCGCCAAAGATTTAAAGCAAAAACAAAAATCCGGGATTCCCCATCAAAAATTGCTTGGAAAATCCCTCGGCATGATTTTTGAGAAATCCTCCACCCGGACTCGCGTCTCGTTTGAAGTAGGCATGTTTCAGCTTGGGGGCCAGGCGCTTTTTTTAAGTAAAAATGACATTCAGCTCGGGCGCGGAGAAACTATCCATGATACCGCCCAAACATTATCCCGCTATATAGACGGCATTATGATCCGTACCTTCGAACATTCGAAGGTGATTGATCTGGCCCGCGGTGCGACAATTCCTGTAATCAACGGATTAACGGACTCCTCCCATCCTTGCCAGGCTTTGACGGATTATATGACGGTACTGGAACATAAAGGAAAATTGGCCGGCCTGAAAATTGCTTATATTGGGGATGGAAACAATATGGTACATTCTCTTCTTATCGGAGCGGCCAAATTCAGCATGCAGGCGGCCGTAGCTTCTCCGGAGGGCTATATGCCGGATAAACAGGTTATCCAGACGGCCAAAGAAGTAGCTTCACAAACCGGCGGTAGTATTCTGATCACACAGGAACCGAAAGAGGCCATTGCCGAAGCAGACATTGTATATACCGATGTATGGGCGAGCATGGGATTTGAAGAGGAGCAGGCAGCCAGAGAACGGGCTTTTGTGAATTATCAGGTAAATGAGGAGCTTGTTCAGTTCGCTAAGCCGGATTATTTATTCATGCACTGTTTACCGGCCCACCGTGGAGAAGAAGTAAGTGCGGAAATAATTGACGGCAAACATTCCATCGTGTTTGACCAGGCGGAAAAACGCCTGCATGCGCAAAAGGCCGTCATGCTGGCGTTAATGGGATAA
- the argH gene encoding argininosuccinate lyase, with protein sequence MSKLWGGRFTKQTNQLVEEYTASIGFDQELAEEDIQGSLAHVTMLGNCGILPQEDVKVIKEGLNKVLGKIREGSLVYSVSDEDIHMNIEKELIEIVGPVGGKLHTGRSRNDQVATDMHLYLRKRVVEIVGLLEHLQDSLIRKAKEYSDTILPGYTHLQRAQPILFAHHLMAYVSMFQRDIERLTDSFKRINLLPLGTGALAGTTFPINRHEVAELLGFDGVYENSLDAVSDRDFIVEFLAGASLIMTHLSRFCEELVLWSSTEFRFIELDDAFCTGSSIMPQKKNPDVAELVRGKTGRVYGHLISLLTVLKALPLAYNKDMQEDKEGMFDTVRTLEGALKLFAPMVATMIVNEKRMRQAVEQDFSNATDIADYLVGKGVPFRQAHEIIGRTVLYCIQNGKYLLDLELNEFKQFSEWFDESIYTILQPEQVVNARDVYGGTAQVQVMNAISRAEKKLVETRNWVEQHRQV encoded by the coding sequence ATGTCCAAACTATGGGGAGGACGTTTTACCAAACAAACCAACCAGCTTGTGGAAGAATATACGGCTTCCATCGGCTTCGATCAGGAATTGGCGGAGGAAGACATTCAGGGCAGCCTGGCCCATGTTACCATGCTGGGAAATTGCGGGATTTTGCCGCAAGAGGATGTGAAAGTGATCAAAGAAGGGCTGAATAAGGTGCTGGGCAAAATCAGGGAAGGCAGCCTGGTTTACTCGGTCAGTGATGAAGACATTCATATGAATATTGAAAAAGAACTTATCGAGATTGTGGGCCCTGTCGGAGGAAAGCTGCATACGGGAAGGAGCCGCAATGATCAGGTAGCTACCGATATGCACCTGTACTTGCGGAAGAGGGTTGTGGAGATTGTGGGATTGCTTGAACATCTGCAGGACTCCCTTATCCGTAAGGCAAAAGAGTATTCGGATACAATATTACCCGGATATACACATCTTCAGCGTGCCCAGCCCATCCTGTTCGCCCATCATCTTATGGCGTATGTATCCATGTTCCAGCGGGATATTGAGCGTCTGACCGACAGTTTTAAACGCATCAACCTTCTTCCTCTTGGAACCGGGGCGCTTGCCGGGACTACGTTTCCGATCAACCGTCATGAAGTTGCTGAACTGCTGGGTTTTGACGGTGTATATGAAAACAGTCTGGATGCTGTTAGTGACCGGGATTTTATTGTGGAATTCCTGGCAGGTGCCTCGCTCATTATGACACATCTGTCACGTTTTTGTGAGGAGCTTGTCTTATGGTCAAGCACGGAATTCCGCTTTATCGAACTGGACGATGCATTCTGTACCGGCAGTTCCATCATGCCCCAGAAGAAAAATCCGGATGTGGCGGAACTGGTCAGGGGGAAGACAGGCCGGGTATACGGCCATCTGATTTCATTGCTGACTGTGCTCAAAGCACTGCCCCTTGCTTACAATAAAGATATGCAGGAAGACAAGGAAGGCATGTTTGATACTGTTCGCACGCTGGAAGGCGCTTTGAAGTTGTTTGCACCGATGGTAGCTACAATGATAGTCAATGAGAAGCGGATGAGGCAGGCGGTGGAACAGGACTTCTCCAATGCTACCGATATAGCTGATTATTTAGTGGGAAAAGGTGTCCCTTTCCGTCAGGCACACGAAATTATTGGGCGGACCGTACTTTATTGTATTCAAAACGGCAAGTATTTGCTTGATCTCGAACTGAACGAATTTAAGCAATTTTCCGAGTGGTTTGATGAAAGCATCTATACAATCCTTCAGCCGGAACAAGTAGTAAACGCCCGTGACGTATATGGGGGAACTGCCCAAGTTCAGGTGATGAATGCCATTTCGAGAGCGGAAAAGAAACTTGTGGAGACCCGGAATTGGGTGGAACAGCATCGGCAGGTGTAA
- the ftsX gene encoding permease-like cell division protein FtsX, with product MKTRTMARHLREGLKSVIRNGWMTFASISSICISLFILGMFLLLTLNVNHITKNVDNKAEIKVYMDTSVARDQDTAYSDKIKAMPEVKQVTFITKEEGIKYMREKFGESAGLLDGLEGDENPLNDSFIVELKQPSLQGLETVAKKIEDLNGTANPKPIEKVEYGKGSIEKLFQITSIVRNVGLVFVILLSITSIFLISNTIKLTILNRRREISIMKLVGATNQFIRWPFFVEGALLGLIGSLIPIGVLLYGYYEIVISTREDLGLVMINLLTIPEVSYILVGILLAIGIVIGIWGSTLSVRKYLKV from the coding sequence ATGAAGACTAGAACGATGGCAAGACATCTTAGAGAAGGGCTCAAAAGTGTAATCCGTAACGGCTGGATGACCTTCGCCTCTATCAGTTCCATTTGTATCTCATTGTTTATTCTGGGAATGTTTCTGCTGCTAACACTGAATGTGAATCATATAACCAAAAATGTCGATAACAAGGCAGAAATTAAGGTTTATATGGATACTAGCGTTGCCAGAGACCAGGATACCGCTTATTCGGACAAAATAAAGGCAATGCCCGAAGTAAAGCAGGTCACTTTCATCACCAAGGAAGAAGGCATCAAGTATATGCGTGAGAAGTTCGGGGAAAGTGCAGGACTGCTTGACGGCCTGGAGGGGGATGAAAATCCTCTGAATGATTCGTTTATTGTGGAACTGAAGCAGCCAAGCCTGCAAGGGCTTGAAACGGTAGCGAAGAAGATTGAAGATCTTAACGGAACCGCCAATCCGAAACCTATTGAGAAGGTGGAATACGGCAAGGGTTCTATTGAGAAATTGTTCCAGATTACCAGTATTGTTCGTAATGTTGGACTTGTATTTGTAATTTTATTGTCAATTACATCTATATTCCTGATTTCCAATACGATCAAGTTAACTATTCTTAACCGTCGCAGGGAAATCTCAATCATGAAACTGGTTGGGGCTACCAATCAATTTATCCGTTGGCCATTTTTCGTTGAAGGAGCACTTCTGGGACTTATCGGTTCTCTTATCCCAATAGGAGTACTATTGTATGGGTATTACGAGATCGTAATATCAACCAGGGAAGATTTGGGGCTTGTCATGATTAATCTGTTGACAATACCTGAAGTGAGCTATATTCTTGTCGGCATTCTTCTTGCCATCGGAATCGTAATTGGGATATGGGGAAGCACCCTCTCAGTCCGCAAATATTTGAAAGTATAA